The following proteins are encoded in a genomic region of Shinella zoogloeoides:
- a CDS encoding glycosyltransferase family 2 protein codes for MTLAEYPDDMAFATAIGVRQETVLPPTEEGQVPDRLMEEARLFRRLGLSKPLISAMLVQAGRNGTTLEAEVLASGAVSHDIYYEALADILGLPFHPVLDPKEIEDLPGVDSQLVEPVMVRLRQPARAPITAIVPSAARLDDLRERLQASGEMRSRMIATTPTALRAALWQAGRGRRLRETVEQLFGTAPEASARITLWGQQGFYIGTALTLIAMLLLTQPGTVLLLLHIVLGLFFSATVVIRAVALFAKWWERYRPRPTLPLGRRPVYSVFVALYREAAVVPQLVATLDRLRWPASCLDIKLICEADDRETLDALAAMPLGPQYEVVEVPPGRPRTKPKALAYALGAARGDYLVIYDAEDRVDPMQLEEAWRTFTAGPAHIACLQAPLIITNARENWISALFAVEYAGLFRVLLPRLAAARMPMPLGGTSNHFRTAVLQEVGGWDPYNVTEDADLGLRLYRRGYRCGVISRPTYEEAPTQVRTWLGQRTRWFKGWLQTWLVLMRKPAQLVREMGLGPSLVFQVLVGGLILSSLAHPLILGYIGVIVWRLAVLEAATVGPLDLTLFALDFANIAGSYAVFIALGRIGMTQAERLAVGPRWLLTPLYWLLISQAAWRAVRELHSNPFFWNKTAHRPAQTKVQPEAMPAAAE; via the coding sequence ATGACGCTGGCAGAGTATCCCGACGACATGGCTTTCGCCACCGCAATCGGTGTCCGGCAGGAGACGGTCCTGCCGCCGACCGAGGAGGGACAGGTGCCCGACCGCCTCATGGAGGAGGCGCGGCTCTTCCGCCGGCTCGGCCTTTCCAAGCCGCTGATTTCCGCCATGCTGGTGCAGGCCGGCCGGAACGGCACGACACTGGAAGCCGAGGTGCTGGCGAGCGGCGCCGTCTCGCACGACATCTACTACGAAGCGCTTGCCGATATCCTCGGCCTGCCCTTCCATCCCGTGCTGGACCCGAAGGAGATCGAGGATCTGCCCGGGGTGGACAGCCAGCTCGTCGAGCCGGTGATGGTGCGGCTGCGCCAGCCGGCCCGCGCGCCGATAACGGCGATCGTGCCGAGCGCGGCGCGGCTCGACGATCTTCGCGAGAGGCTGCAGGCTTCCGGAGAAATGCGCTCCCGGATGATCGCCACCACGCCCACCGCGCTGCGCGCCGCCCTCTGGCAGGCGGGCCGCGGCCGCCGGCTGCGCGAGACGGTCGAGCAGCTTTTCGGCACGGCGCCGGAGGCGAGCGCCCGCATCACGCTCTGGGGGCAGCAGGGGTTCTATATCGGCACCGCGCTCACGCTCATCGCCATGCTGCTCCTCACGCAGCCGGGCACGGTGCTGTTGCTGCTGCATATCGTGCTCGGCCTCTTCTTCTCCGCCACCGTCGTCATCCGCGCCGTGGCGCTCTTCGCCAAATGGTGGGAGAGGTACCGCCCGCGCCCGACATTGCCGCTTGGCCGGCGGCCGGTCTATTCCGTCTTCGTCGCGCTCTACCGGGAGGCCGCGGTGGTGCCGCAGCTTGTCGCCACGCTCGACCGGCTGCGATGGCCGGCCTCCTGCCTCGATATCAAGCTGATCTGCGAGGCGGACGACCGGGAAACGCTGGACGCGCTCGCCGCCATGCCGCTCGGCCCGCAATACGAGGTGGTGGAGGTGCCGCCCGGCCGGCCGCGCACCAAGCCGAAGGCGCTGGCCTATGCGCTGGGCGCGGCACGGGGCGACTATCTCGTCATCTACGACGCCGAGGACCGGGTCGACCCGATGCAGCTGGAGGAAGCCTGGCGCACCTTCACGGCGGGGCCGGCGCATATCGCCTGCCTCCAGGCGCCGCTGATCATCACCAATGCGCGGGAGAACTGGATCAGCGCGCTCTTCGCGGTCGAATATGCCGGCCTCTTCCGCGTGCTGCTCCCGCGGCTCGCCGCCGCCCGCATGCCGATGCCGCTCGGCGGCACGTCGAACCATTTCCGCACCGCGGTGCTGCAGGAGGTCGGCGGGTGGGATCCCTATAACGTCACCGAGGATGCCGACCTTGGCCTGCGCCTCTACCGGCGCGGCTACCGCTGCGGGGTGATCAGCCGGCCGACCTACGAGGAAGCGCCGACGCAGGTCCGCACCTGGCTCGGCCAGCGCACGCGCTGGTTCAAGGGCTGGCTGCAGACATGGCTGGTGCTGATGCGCAAGCCGGCTCAGCTGGTGCGGGAGATGGGGCTCGGGCCGAGCCTCGTCTTCCAGGTGCTGGTGGGCGGGCTCATTCTCTCCTCGCTCGCCCATCCGCTGATCCTCGGCTATATCGGCGTCATCGTCTGGCGCCTCGCCGTACTGGAGGCGGCCACCGTCGGCCCGCTCGACCTGACGCTCTTCGCCCTCGACTTCGCCAATATCGCCGGCAGCTATGCGGTCTTCATCGCGCTCGGGCGCATCGGCATGACGCAGGCCGAGCGGCTGGCGGTCGGTCCGCGCTGGCTGCTGACGCCGCTTTACTGGCTGCTCATCTCGCAAGCCGCCTGGCGCGCCGTGCGCGAATTGCACAGCAACCCGTTCTTCTGGAACAAGACGGCCCACCGCCCGGCACAGACGAAGGTGCAGCCCGAAGCGATGCCGGCCGCCGCCGAGTGA
- a CDS encoding transporter substrate-binding domain-containing protein, whose translation MWQNRISSLKMHGLFALCLLAAAMKPLSLAAEERSPVDLPILFDTRERIARPDLSGLVRLRFLTTVDFPPFNFIDQTGKLAGFHVDLVREICRELALTEKCQIQAVTFPELEKALTDGNGEAVAAGIAVSTPLRERFAFSRPFMRLPARFAVGKKTPPPGETAASLAGRKVGVVAVSAHEAMLKAFFPKIEAQPFPDRAALLAALKDGKVDAVFGDGMQLAFWTSGADASGCCRLFDGPYLSEKFLGEGLTIMLRKEDTALTGAIDHALLALSRSGRLQEIYLRYFPVNLYGG comes from the coding sequence ATGTGGCAAAACAGAATTTCATCCCTTAAAATGCATGGGCTTTTTGCGCTCTGCCTGCTGGCGGCGGCGATGAAACCGCTGTCTCTTGCCGCGGAGGAGCGATCGCCGGTCGATCTGCCGATCCTCTTCGACACCCGCGAGCGCATCGCCCGGCCGGACCTTTCCGGCCTCGTCCGGCTGCGCTTCCTGACGACGGTGGACTTCCCGCCGTTCAATTTCATCGACCAGACCGGCAAGCTCGCCGGCTTCCATGTCGATCTCGTGCGCGAGATCTGCCGCGAACTGGCGCTGACGGAGAAGTGCCAGATCCAGGCGGTGACCTTCCCGGAGCTGGAAAAGGCGCTCACCGACGGCAATGGCGAGGCGGTGGCCGCGGGCATCGCTGTCAGCACGCCGCTGCGCGAACGCTTCGCCTTCTCCCGGCCCTTCATGCGCCTGCCGGCGCGCTTTGCCGTCGGCAAGAAGACGCCGCCCCCGGGCGAGACCGCGGCAAGCCTTGCAGGCCGCAAGGTCGGGGTCGTCGCGGTAAGCGCCCATGAGGCGATGCTGAAGGCCTTCTTCCCGAAGATCGAGGCGCAGCCGTTCCCCGACCGGGCGGCGCTGCTTGCGGCGCTGAAGGACGGCAAGGTGGACGCCGTCTTCGGCGACGGCATGCAGCTCGCCTTCTGGACGAGCGGGGCGGACGCGTCCGGCTGCTGCCGCCTGTTCGACGGTCCGTATCTGTCGGAGAAATTCCTCGGCGAGGGGCTGACGATCATGCTGCGCAAGGAGGACACGGCGCTGACCGGTGCGATCGACCACGCGCTGCTTGCGCTTTCGCGGAGCGGTCGCCTGCAGGAAATCTACCTGCGCTACTTCCCGGTCAATCTCTACGGCGGCTGA
- a CDS encoding helix-turn-helix transcriptional regulator: protein MFSHDRIWAAIDALAERHRLSPSGLARRAGLDPTSFNKSKRQGVDGRQRWPSTESIAKVLDATGASIDEFFTLSDPVRDAALPQGAFPPQPGSIPLLGFAQAGAGGFFDDGGFPAGQGWDVVEFPASPDRKAGVYALEVQGDSMLPLYRDGDVLIVEPGAQVRRGDRVVVKTREGEVMAKVLHRQSPRSIELVSLNPEHPNRNFDMDEVDWIARIIWASQ, encoded by the coding sequence ATGTTCTCCCACGACCGGATCTGGGCGGCAATCGACGCCCTCGCCGAGCGCCATCGGCTCTCCCCGTCCGGGCTTGCCCGCCGTGCGGGACTGGACCCGACATCCTTCAACAAATCCAAGCGGCAGGGCGTCGACGGCCGGCAGCGCTGGCCCTCGACGGAATCGATCGCCAAGGTGCTCGACGCGACGGGCGCATCCATCGACGAGTTCTTCACCCTTTCCGACCCCGTCCGCGACGCGGCCCTGCCGCAGGGCGCCTTTCCGCCGCAGCCCGGCAGCATTCCCCTGCTCGGCTTCGCCCAGGCCGGCGCGGGCGGCTTCTTCGACGATGGCGGCTTTCCCGCCGGACAGGGCTGGGACGTGGTGGAGTTTCCCGCCTCGCCCGACCGCAAGGCCGGCGTCTATGCGCTGGAGGTGCAGGGCGACAGCATGCTGCCGCTCTACCGCGACGGCGACGTGCTGATCGTCGAGCCGGGCGCGCAGGTGCGCCGCGGCGACCGTGTCGTGGTGAAGACCCGCGAGGGCGAGGTGATGGCCAAGGTGCTGCACCGCCAGAGCCCGCGCAGCATCGAGCTCGTCTCGCTCAATCCCGAGCATCCCAACCGCAATTTCGACATGGACGAGGTCGACTGGATCGCCCGCATCATCTGGGCGAGCCAGTAG
- a CDS encoding DMT family transporter — MDTKRLGYAFTLLAIMIFSVQDAISKHLGSAYPPVFIAMLRFWAFGAFALVLGARSPGGLRAAAATKRPLLQILRGVLLAFQIVVVITAFSTVGLAHSQAILSSGPIFVALLSMPLLGERVGWRRWTAIAVGLCGVLIVIDPTGSAFDASVLLPLAGALMFALYVIATRLASRDDPASTSFFYIGVAGAVAISLVGPFFWASLTPTDWLWMGLLCITGMSSHYFLIRAYDLLDAAAVQPLTYLQVVLAAIIGVSVFGETLNLNTVIGSAIVVGAGIFTIWRESVVARRRAQQAAAGAETGK; from the coding sequence ATGGACACCAAACGACTCGGCTATGCCTTCACCCTGCTCGCGATCATGATCTTCAGCGTGCAGGACGCCATTTCGAAGCATCTCGGCAGCGCCTATCCGCCTGTCTTCATCGCCATGCTGCGCTTCTGGGCCTTCGGCGCCTTCGCGCTGGTGCTCGGCGCGCGCAGCCCCGGCGGCCTGCGGGCCGCGGCGGCGACGAAGCGGCCGTTGCTGCAGATCCTGCGCGGCGTGCTGCTCGCCTTCCAGATCGTCGTCGTCATCACCGCCTTCAGCACGGTCGGCCTTGCCCATTCGCAGGCGATCCTCTCCTCCGGGCCGATCTTCGTGGCGCTGCTGTCCATGCCGCTTCTGGGCGAGCGGGTCGGCTGGCGGCGCTGGACGGCCATCGCCGTTGGCCTCTGCGGCGTGCTGATCGTCATCGACCCCACCGGCAGCGCCTTCGACGCCAGCGTCCTGCTGCCGCTGGCCGGCGCGCTGATGTTCGCCCTCTATGTGATCGCGACCCGGCTTGCCAGCCGCGACGATCCCGCCTCGACGAGCTTCTTCTATATCGGCGTTGCCGGGGCCGTCGCGATCTCGCTCGTTGGCCCGTTCTTCTGGGCCAGCCTCACGCCGACGGACTGGCTCTGGATGGGGCTGCTGTGCATCACCGGCATGTCGAGCCACTATTTCCTGATCCGCGCCTACGACCTCCTCGATGCGGCAGCGGTGCAGCCGCTCACCTACCTCCAGGTGGTGCTGGCGGCGATCATCGGCGTTTCCGTCTTCGGCGAAACGCTGAACCTCAACACGGTCATCGGCTCGGCCATCGTCGTCGGCGCGGGCATCTTCACCATCTGGCGGGAAAGCGTGGTGGCGCGCCGACGCGCGCAACAGGCTGCGGCTGGCGCAGAGACAGGAAAATAA
- a CDS encoding DMT family transporter produces the protein MHKTVSSGILLTSFAYFLFSLQDASVKWLVVALPVWQILFVRSVTIFSLCLAVGGRPLLRDARRSPVLRPLFLRNLLLLAAWLCYYTAARDLGLAELTTLYYASPVVMTILSVPILGEKVPGYRWLAVVVGFVGVVIACGIAARGITLSLPVYLALQAAIFWAVATVLLRKTALHERTQVQMTISSGFFILFTALAMPFVWQPVTAMDLALMSGTGLIAGLGQFAMFEGMRRAPVSVLAPFEYTSLVWAFALGYLIWSDVPGSNVFAGAALIVSAGMIIIARERLGGRFRLRA, from the coding sequence GTGCACAAGACCGTCTCTTCCGGCATTCTGCTGACGTCCTTCGCCTATTTCCTGTTTTCCCTGCAGGATGCGTCGGTCAAATGGCTCGTCGTGGCCCTGCCGGTCTGGCAGATCCTCTTCGTGCGCAGCGTGACGATCTTCTCGCTGTGTCTTGCCGTCGGCGGGCGCCCGCTGCTGCGGGATGCGCGCCGCTCGCCGGTGCTCAGGCCGCTCTTCCTGCGCAACCTGCTGCTTCTGGCCGCCTGGCTCTGCTATTATACCGCCGCGCGCGATCTCGGCCTGGCCGAACTGACGACGCTCTACTATGCCTCGCCCGTCGTCATGACGATCCTCTCGGTGCCCATCCTCGGCGAGAAGGTGCCGGGCTACCGGTGGCTCGCCGTCGTCGTTGGCTTCGTCGGCGTGGTCATTGCCTGCGGCATCGCGGCGAGGGGCATCACGCTGTCGCTGCCGGTCTATCTCGCGCTGCAGGCGGCGATCTTCTGGGCCGTCGCCACCGTGCTCCTGCGCAAGACCGCGCTGCACGAGCGCACCCAGGTGCAGATGACCATTTCCAGCGGCTTCTTCATCCTGTTCACCGCGCTCGCCATGCCCTTCGTCTGGCAACCGGTCACCGCCATGGACCTTGCCCTGATGTCCGGAACGGGCCTCATCGCGGGTCTTGGCCAGTTCGCCATGTTCGAGGGCATGCGCCGCGCGCCCGTCTCGGTGCTGGCGCCCTTCGAATATACCTCGCTCGTCTGGGCCTTCGCGCTCGGCTATCTCATCTGGAGCGACGTGCCCGGCTCGAACGTCTTTGCCGGCGCCGCGCTGATCGTTTCCGCCGGCATGATCATCATCGCCCGCGAGCGTCTCGGCGGGCGTTTCCGGCTTCGCGCATGA
- a CDS encoding sensor histidine kinase produces MPISNAAFVRSTIVLLLAGMIALLGIVGTSLWLAAKVETYFTGFIELREVRSAAADLLSTLQDAETGQRGFVITRDPNFREPYDEALKAVAERQQALAEKAARFPHYEERVPDIKRLVSEKLAELAGVVEAVEQGRADDAINEVRTDRGRLLMDQLREQLGAIMEDADGRLQESVADTLWSAGALKWTTVIGAIAIIGVLGGAIVVIAQYTRDIIVARREVETLNATLEKRVDERTEELIRANQEVQRFAYIVTHDLRAPLVNIMGFTSELQASLSAIQAYVLADGKAPSEADIIEARRAAAEDLPEAIGFIRSSTKKMDGLINAILKISRDGRRELKIERVDLRALAETGAAAVGHQVGEAGGVVTIDRNLPTVVSDRLSLEQVFGNLFDNAIKYQSPDRPLRISVAARNAGRAGFFIDFTDNGRGIAPDDHERVFELFRRSGTQDKPGEGIGLAHVRSLMRNLGGDIVVRSELGQGTTFVLRLPPDLSKVVRSMQA; encoded by the coding sequence ATGCCGATATCGAACGCCGCCTTCGTGCGCTCGACCATCGTTCTGCTGCTCGCCGGCATGATCGCGCTGCTCGGCATCGTCGGCACGTCGCTCTGGCTCGCGGCCAAGGTGGAAACCTATTTCACCGGCTTCATCGAGCTGCGCGAGGTGCGCAGCGCGGCGGCCGACCTGCTGTCGACGCTGCAGGACGCCGAAACCGGCCAGCGCGGCTTCGTCATCACCCGCGATCCGAATTTCCGCGAGCCCTATGACGAGGCGCTGAAGGCCGTCGCCGAACGTCAGCAGGCGCTTGCCGAGAAGGCCGCCCGCTTTCCGCATTACGAGGAGCGCGTTCCCGACATAAAACGTCTCGTCTCCGAGAAGCTGGCCGAACTGGCCGGCGTCGTGGAGGCTGTCGAGCAGGGCCGGGCCGACGATGCGATCAACGAGGTCAGGACCGACCGCGGCCGCCTGCTGATGGACCAGCTGCGCGAGCAGCTCGGTGCCATCATGGAGGACGCCGACGGCCGGCTGCAGGAGAGCGTCGCCGATACGCTCTGGTCGGCCGGCGCGCTGAAATGGACGACGGTGATCGGCGCCATCGCCATCATCGGCGTGCTGGGCGGGGCGATCGTGGTCATCGCGCAATATACCCGCGACATCATCGTCGCCCGCCGCGAGGTCGAGACGCTGAACGCGACCCTCGAAAAGCGGGTGGACGAGCGCACCGAGGAGCTGATCCGCGCCAACCAGGAGGTCCAGCGCTTCGCCTATATCGTGACCCACGACCTGCGCGCGCCGCTCGTCAACATCATGGGCTTCACCAGCGAGCTGCAGGCCTCGCTCTCCGCCATCCAGGCCTATGTGCTGGCGGACGGCAAGGCGCCGAGCGAGGCCGACATCATCGAGGCGCGCCGCGCCGCCGCCGAGGACCTGCCGGAGGCGATCGGCTTCATCCGCTCCTCCACCAAGAAAATGGACGGGCTCATCAACGCCATCCTGAAGATCTCGCGCGACGGGCGGCGGGAACTCAAGATCGAGCGGGTGGACCTCCGGGCGCTGGCCGAGACGGGCGCGGCGGCGGTCGGCCATCAGGTCGGTGAAGCGGGCGGCGTCGTCACCATCGACCGCAACCTGCCGACGGTGGTTTCCGACCGGCTGTCGCTGGAGCAGGTCTTCGGCAACCTCTTCGACAATGCCATCAAGTACCAGTCGCCGGACCGGCCGCTGCGCATTTCCGTCGCGGCGCGCAATGCGGGCCGGGCCGGCTTCTTCATCGATTTCACCGACAACGGCCGCGGCATCGCGCCGGACGACCATGAGCGCGTCTTCGAGCTTTTCCGCCGCTCGGGAACGCAGGACAAGCCGGGCGAGGGCATCGGCCTTGCCCATGTGCGTTCACTGATGCGCAATCTTGGCGGTGATATCGTGGTCAGATCCGAACTCGGGCAGGGGACGACCTTCGTGCTTCGTCTGCCGCCCGACCTCAGCAAGGTTGTCAGGAGTATGCAGGCATGA
- a CDS encoding response regulator: MNGLGKEVTIVMVEDDEGHARLIEKNIRRAGVHNEIVPFTNGTEALDFVLGKDRSGLSSAGKFLLILLDLNLPDMSGIDILQKIKSNIHTKRLPVVILTTTDDEREIQRCYDLGANVYITKPVEYESFAHAIRQLGLFFSVIQIPETQ, translated from the coding sequence ATGAACGGTTTGGGCAAGGAAGTCACCATCGTGATGGTCGAGGACGACGAGGGCCATGCGCGCCTCATCGAGAAGAACATCCGCCGTGCCGGCGTGCACAACGAGATCGTGCCCTTCACCAACGGCACCGAGGCGCTCGACTTCGTGCTCGGCAAGGACCGCAGCGGCCTTTCCAGCGCCGGCAAGTTCCTGCTGATCCTGCTCGACCTCAATCTGCCGGACATGTCGGGCATCGACATCCTGCAGAAGATCAAGTCCAACATCCACACCAAGCGCCTGCCGGTCGTTATCCTCACGACGACCGACGACGAGCGGGAAATCCAGCGCTGCTACGATCTCGGCGCCAATGTCTACATCACCAAGCCGGTCGAATATGAAAGCTTCGCCCATGCGATCCGCCAGCTCGGCCTGTTCTTCTCCGTGATCCAGATTCCCGAGACGCAATAA
- a CDS encoding sensor histidine kinase: protein MREGPVRILYIDDDPILARLAQRALGRLGYEVLHAEEVERGREMLAEERFDAIVLDHFLKAGTGLSFLKELADAPDPVPVVYVTGSNDAQVAVEALKAGAADYVIKSVGDDFMPLLANALGQALENAELRRAKLKAEKEIRAAKERAEILLAEVNHRVGNSLALAAALIRLQMSSAPDGAVKEALSETQARITAIAGIHRRLYTSEDVRHVDMGAYLSTLLSELDASIKGDGRNIRLNRTLEPLHVPTDRAVSLGVIVTELVTNAFKYAYGETGGEVRVGFTRLDGENAVLFVEDDGIGWRGEGPVRGTGLGSKIISAMAGSLDTKLDYAARAIGTRAEMRVRVAEVPGAA from the coding sequence ATGAGGGAAGGCCCCGTCCGCATCCTCTATATCGACGACGATCCCATCCTCGCCCGGCTCGCCCAGCGGGCGCTGGGCCGTCTCGGCTATGAGGTGCTGCATGCCGAAGAGGTCGAGCGCGGCCGCGAAATGCTGGCCGAGGAGCGTTTCGACGCCATCGTGCTCGACCATTTCCTGAAGGCCGGCACGGGCCTTTCCTTCCTCAAGGAGCTCGCCGATGCGCCGGACCCGGTGCCGGTGGTCTATGTCACCGGCTCCAACGACGCGCAGGTCGCCGTCGAGGCGCTGAAGGCGGGGGCGGCCGACTATGTCATCAAGTCGGTCGGCGACGATTTCATGCCGCTCCTGGCCAATGCGCTCGGCCAGGCGCTGGAAAACGCCGAGCTGCGGCGCGCCAAGCTGAAGGCCGAGAAGGAGATCCGCGCCGCCAAGGAGCGCGCCGAGATCCTGCTGGCCGAGGTGAATCACCGCGTCGGCAATTCGCTGGCGCTCGCCGCCGCCCTCATCCGCCTGCAGATGTCGAGCGCCCCCGACGGAGCGGTCAAGGAGGCGCTGTCGGAAACGCAGGCGCGCATCACCGCCATCGCCGGCATCCATCGCCGCCTCTACACCTCCGAGGACGTGCGCCATGTCGACATGGGCGCCTATCTCTCGACGCTGCTTTCCGAGCTCGACGCCTCGATAAAGGGGGACGGCCGCAACATCCGCCTCAACCGCACGCTGGAGCCGCTGCATGTGCCGACCGACCGGGCCGTCTCGCTCGGCGTCATCGTGACGGAACTCGTCACCAACGCCTTCAAATATGCCTATGGCGAGACCGGCGGCGAGGTGCGCGTCGGCTTCACTCGCCTCGATGGCGAGAACGCCGTCCTCTTCGTGGAGGATGACGGCATTGGCTGGCGCGGCGAGGGCCCGGTGCGCGGCACCGGCCTCGGTTCGAAGATCATCAGCGCCATGGCCGGAAGCCTCGACACCAAACTCGACTATGCCGCCCGCGCCATCGGCACGCGCGCCGAAATGCGGGTGCGCGTGGCGGAAGTACCGGGAGCGGCCTAG
- the rpsU gene encoding 30S ribosomal protein S21, whose amino-acid sequence MQVLVRDNNVDQALRVLKKKMQREGLFREMKARSAYEKPSEKRAREKAEAIRRQRKLARKKMQREGLLPAPRKAARTR is encoded by the coding sequence TTGCAGGTTCTCGTTCGAGATAACAATGTCGACCAGGCGCTTCGCGTCCTGAAGAAGAAGATGCAGCGCGAAGGCCTTTTCCGCGAGATGAAGGCCCGCAGCGCCTATGAGAAGCCGTCGGAAAAGCGTGCCCGCGAAAAGGCCGAGGCCATTCGCCGCCAGCGCAAGCTCGCCCGCAAGAAGATGCAGCGCGAGGGGCTCCTGCCCGCGCCCCGCAAGGCGGCCCGCACCCGCTAG
- a CDS encoding cold-shock protein yields MSRKTYAIGDRIVLRAGLSRSPAGERTCRIVSLLPADHGEVQYRVRREGETFERRIVHSDIDTAESAVPVSCDSPASPGKAGSWLKPSSIRVGR; encoded by the coding sequence ATGAGCCGGAAAACCTATGCCATCGGCGACCGGATCGTCCTGAGGGCCGGCCTGTCCCGCAGTCCGGCGGGCGAGCGGACATGCCGCATCGTCAGCCTGCTGCCCGCAGACCATGGCGAAGTCCAGTATCGCGTGCGGCGCGAAGGCGAGACCTTCGAGCGGCGCATCGTGCATAGCGACATCGATACGGCCGAGAGCGCCGTGCCGGTGTCCTGCGACAGCCCGGCGTCCCCCGGCAAGGCGGGCTCCTGGCTGAAACCGTCGAGCATCCGTGTCGGCAGATAG
- a CDS encoding cold-shock protein → MNSGTVKWFNSTKGFGFIQPDDGTTDVFVHISAVERAGLGSLAEGQKISYEIVRDRKSGKNSADNLRAA, encoded by the coding sequence ATGAATTCAGGCACCGTAAAGTGGTTCAACAGCACCAAGGGTTTCGGCTTCATCCAGCCCGATGACGGCACGACCGACGTCTTCGTGCACATCTCGGCTGTCGAGCGTGCAGGCCTCGGCTCGCTCGCCGAAGGCCAGAAGATCAGCTACGAGATCGTCCGCGACCGCAAGTCCGGCAAGAACTCGGCCGACAACCTTCGCGCCGCTTGA